The DNA sequence AGTGTTGACGGAGGTAAGACTTTTGATGCAACTGTAAATTTGAGCAACAATCATGGTAATTCCGAATTCGTCGTCCTAGATGCTGAGGGACCTGCTATCTATGCAGTATGGATAGATGATGTATATGGAAATGCGGAGATATTTTTCAGGGAGAGCCAAGATGCAGGCCTCACCTTTGGATCTACACTCAACCTAAGCAACAATCAAGGGAGTTCAGAAGCGCCTATGGTGCTTTCAGAAGGTTCTAATGTTTATGTGGTATGGCACGATGATACTGAGGGAAACTTTGACGTTTTGTTTAGGGCCAGTTATGATAATGGCAAGACCTTCGGGCACGTAATGAATTTGAGCTCAAGCAAAGTTAACTCTGGATTTGCAGTATTAACAGCCAGTGGACCTAATGTATACGTAGCGTGGATAGAAGAATGTATGGGAAAACAAGAAATATTTTTCAGGGCAAGTAACGATGGCGGCATCACTTTTGGACCAACGATAAATTTGAGTAATAGCAAGGCAAAATCAACGTTACCAACAATAGATGTTAGTGGATCTCTTGCATGTGTAGCATGGGTAGATGAAGGCGTAGAGATGATGGAAGAATTGCTAGTTAGCTGCAGTATGGATGGACAGAGTTTTAAAGATACCGTTAGAATCGCTAATGGCAATGACCTGCGATCTAGCGTAATAGATGTAGAAGGTATAGATGTTTACGTAACATGGATAGATAAAGGAACTGCTGTAAATGGTATGTTTATTAGAACAAGCAATGATGCAGGGTCATCCTTCTTGCCTGCTGTAAACATAACAGTTGGAAGGATCGAGGATGCAATTATCGATGTGGAAGCAACGAATGTTTATGCCATATGGAGTGATAAACAATGTCTAGACCAAGAATGTCACTCAATTAAGGTAAATACATACTTTATGCGTAGTATCGATCGTGGTTTTACATTCGAAGCACCCATAAAGATCAGCAAATGAATGGTTATATTATATAAAAGAAAGTTTAATTTGCCAGACCGCTAATCCTACACATGCTTAGGAAAGTGGGAGCTGTGATACTTTTGGTATCGGATATTGATCGTTCTATAGATTTTTATCAGAACGTACTTGGACTGGAGCTGAAGAGCAGGTCTAAAGAATGGACTGAATTCATAAAGAATGGCACTGTTCTGGCCCTACATCCTACCAAGTTCAAGGATCTTAGAAGAGAGGGGGTTTTGGTAGGCTTTAAAACGAGTAACTTGAATGACGTGTATAAGAAATTAAAGAGCAAGAATGTGAAGTTTGTGAAGGAACTTACTGAAGAGGACTTTGGCAAACATATGATAATTACTGATCCTGATGGTTACATGATATCGATAGTTGAGATGAAAGTGGGTGAGAAGGAAGAACTAAAGCAGGCACCCGGCTATTACGGTTTTGCACCGGTTTGACGTTAATTTGAAGAAACGTTATGTAAAGTAATTTGAGAGAAACGTCATTGTTATTGTATATTCTTTAATGTTTACAGTTTAGACAATCGCATGATATAGCACAGCAGTTACAGCAATGAGCGCAACAGCAGCACCAACCATAGCTCTCCATAAGTGCTAGCGTTGGTGCTTGTACTTTTCACGCATGTTAAATCACTGTAATGTTAATTGTAGCAGTGTCAGTACCCTGTTTTGCAGTAAGTTTCCACTGCCCCCCAAAAGCATCTTGTCTTATCTCGAAGATGGTTCTATAATTTCCAGAGCTATCAGAGTTCACAGTAAGCACCAATCTATCTCCTCCTGTAGGTTCTACAAATATAGTAACCTTCTCACCTGGCATACTCTTCCCTGTCACTGTTACAAAATTCCCTCTATTGTATGTGGTTTTCTCAGTGGTAATGGTTAGATTGCTAGACGTTATTGATGAAGATGAGGATTTTATATTAACTACGAAGAACTTTACGCTAACTTGTTTATCACCTGCGCTAGCCTTTGCTACATACTCACCAAGGGGTGAGTTAAATGCAATTATGTATTCGAGACTGTATCTGCCGTTAGTGTCAGACTTGGTAGATGTTCTAACAAGTTGAACGTTGTTACTGTCGAATATATCTAAATCAACCCATGTATTTTGAGTAGCAGTACCGCTAAGTTGAACCCTTTCGCCTCTTAAATATTCACTGCTATCTGTCCTAATAGTGAATCCTTCTGTCTGAACCTGTGTTGATACTATTCGAAACATCCTCTCTATTGTATTGCTACCTTCCGTAATTTTGATTATGTAATTGCCGGTTGACAAGCCTTCAGGTAACCGAAAGGTAAACATGAATTTCCCGGTTGAATCTGATATTGTTGAACCCTCGTTGATTGAAAGCCTATTAGGATCTAGTAATGAGGTCTTCACAGATGTGTTTGGAGCACTCGTGCCTGTGACTACCAAAGAATCTCCTGTTCTATACTCTGATCTGTCAAGAGATGCTGATAATGACTGTAATGGAGAAGTTCTGAGACTAGCAATTTCCTTCTTAAGATCATCTATATCGTTAGATAACCTGCTCAACCTGTCAATTCTTGCATCAATGATTTGTATCTGCTTCTCCAGGTCTGTTATCTCTTCAGAAATTTGAGGAAGTTGAGCATCTGACCTGTTTTTTATTGCGTTTATTTCATTGCCAAGTCTCTCTATCTCCTCGCCTATCTCCTTGCTAAATTCCTCTACTTCAGCAGTTCTGACCTTATCTGTTGCCAATGATGGAACTGCTGAGGTCACAATAGGACCTACTACTACGCCTGCTACAAATGAAGCCGCTGAAATAGCTACTACCCAATGCCAATACCTAGCAATGTATCGACTCATAATCACTTATTTCAGCAACTCTTGATTTAAGGAATCCTTCGAAACGCAAAAGGAACAGCTTTTCCATGCTATGTAGAATCGTCCATATTCTCTTGCTCTCGAAGGGTAACTCTCTTGAACCAAATATAGACATGTTACCCTTCCTATCTACTGACGATACTTAACACAGCAATCTGTGTAGCAACGAATTCATCTCAACTTAATAGGGAAAAAGAACAGATGTTTGCTGTAATCGCCCTTCCCACCTCACTTCCATTTGCTCTGTCAAATGTTCAATATTGTATCCCCATAATGCAGATAGATGCTGAACATCTCAGACAAAGTTATAAGCTAACATCATGCATGTTATAGTAAATTACTCCCTTTCTTTTGATTGCTTACAGGTACGAATTTATCAACATTATCTAATATTCTCATTTACCTATTGTAGTTACTGATAAAATCTATTCTCTCTGACCACCTAGTTGCTTTATAGCACCTGTTTATGTGTTGGCGCAGGAGAGGAGATTTGAACTCCTGAGAGCCTTGCGGCTCACGGGCTACCTTTCTGTGGACTCAAGGCTTACGCTTCTCCTTTTGAGAATCCGCGCATTAGGCCACTCTGCCACTCCTGCGCATCTAAGATAAGAAAATAATGCAATATATTAGATGTGTGCCACAGTGCTATGCAACGCCTTCACGACCTCAGTCCATGCAGTAGCTATATTGTTTCTGTTGTAACCTCCTCCGCCAAGTGCCAGAATCCTACCATCACAGTGTTTATGTGCTAACTTATGCAGGACGCTTGTTGCATACTTGTGCGCATTTTCACTAAAATTGAGATGTGTTATGGGGTCACCCTTGATACTGTCACCCCCACATTGCAGAATAATCAACTCCGGCTTTGCGCTATCAACAAACTTCTCTGCACGCAGGAACGCATCTATGAAATCATTGTCATTTGCAAAGGGTTTCACTGATAGATTTAGTTTAGTTCCCTTCGCATCTCCTTCCCCCGTTTCATACTCAAAACCCGTACCGGGATAAAGATATTTGCCATCCTCATGCACATCGACTATGAATACATCTGGATCGCTGTTGAATTCATAAAAGACGCCATCTCCATGGTGCGCGTCTATGTCCACATACGCTATCCTCTTCATATTATACTTGTTCCGTGCTACAGTAATTGCGACTCCTATATCATTAAAAACACAGAAACCGCCTGCAAATTCCCTTCTAGCATGGTGCAAACCACCGATTGGATTGAATGCGTGGTCAACATTCTTTTTCATTATCATGTCAAGTGCTCTCAACGTCGAGCCTACGACGTAGCTGGCTGCTTCAAAAACGCCCTTGAATGCAGGTGTATCGCCATAGTCTAGAAATCCTTCTCCTAGCAAAGAGGCCTTTTTTACAAATTCAATATATGCTTTAGAATGAAAGGAAAGTAGGGTATCTTCATCTGCCATGACAGGTTCTGCAATGACAATATTTCTGGATCTGTCTAACCCCTCGTTCTGAAACTTTGACCAAAAGGAGTATAGTCTGTCGGATCCCCAAGGATGTGAGCCACCAAAGCTGTACTTGGCAAGGGCGTCACCATAGATAACAGCTATTGAACACATATTCTTTTGTTAAAAACGTTAAAGATAAACTTTGATCTACGTTGAATTAAGCCCTTCTGGTGCGATTATTTTTATATCGGAACTGTGAACTACACGTACCGATGAAGGAACTTAAGGTCAAGTCAGTAGCGGTATGGATACCAGGTGATAGGGTTCATACGAGCTTACTTGAGATGGGTTTCTCCCTAGTCGACACTGTTACAACCGTAAGTGATGGAAGGTTCTGGATCAAGATGCTGTTTGTACGTGGTGAAGAGCGAGTTAGCGTGTCGGAAGAGATCGGCGATGTCTATCCAAAGGACCCTGTAATAACTATCTGTGGGTTCTCTGGTACAATAGAGAAGATCATGGGAGTGCTAGACTAATTGCCTTTTTACGAATGTAACGAGAACCAGTTTGTTGAGAATGTGAGGAGGCTTCTGGAGTCAGAGCAGCATTTCATAGTGAACAGGAGGATAAGCATGCATGATGATGCCAAATATGGTTTGTCTACTGTCCCGGACCAGGAATTCGAAAAGTATACAATGATATGTGATAGAAAGGGTTTCAGATACACGGTTTATGCGAGGGTTCACTTTGTTGATGATTTTCATGGTAGGTTTTATAGCGAGGGTGAAGCACTTCATTCTCCAAACAACATCAACTATCCCAAGATATCGATACCATACTACAAAGTAGAGTATTCGTTTAATCTCTGGGGGAGTACCTATTTCCATACATTTGATGCTTTGTTTAACCCGAATGTGGCTATAGAGAAAAAGGAACTTTCTTCAAGAACGAGAAGAGATGCAGAAACGAAAATGAAGAGAGCCACTATGCTGGTACATGTCTTAAAATTTGATCCTCCCGAAGAAAAGATGTTAACCTTAAATCTGCCCAGTAAGGTAATAATATTTGATGTAAAAAAGATGGCTAGGGTTTTTGATTCGTAAATCAAATTAAAAAAAGGTGCTGTCTAATGATGACCATGTGGGGGCGGTTGCGCACTCTTGCTTAATGCCTCGCTGAAAGTGCCTGCTGCCTTTTCGTGAAACTCCAAATTTGACTGGTCAACCTTTATTGCCTGCGGTGGACACACTGAAACACACGCCATACACCATATACAGTCATGCTCACGGACTGGCTGTGCCTTGTCTGTGTAATCCTTTCTCTCGTCCTTTACACTGCTTCCAGTACCAGCCCACTTGTATTTGGGTACGTCCTTTGCCGGTATGTCTCTCTCAGTCCTGTACCACTGAAATACTTGAACCGGACATGCCTCTATACATGCACCGTCTGCAACACATGAATCCCAATCCACAGCAACCATCGTACCGGCTACACCTAAAGGCTCTAGAGTTTCACCTCTAGCCTCATATGCAGCTTTTACATTTTCGTCCTCTGCTGCTTCTGCCACCTTACCCGGACCCCACATGAAGTGGAAATGTTCGCCGTCAGCATGCTCAACTTTTCCAATCACTTGATGATTCCTAGGAAAGTCTGGATCTATTGGCAATTTTTATCCCTGACATCTTTCAATACCATATTATATAAATGATATGGATATTTGGAGCAAGATAGGTTCATATTCTTTTATAATAGAGTAATTTCAGCGCATGGGCATATACAGATACGATATTTACAGAAGTCCTAACATAGGCATTTTTTTGAAAGCTAACGACAACTTTCTTTTCATTCCAAAAGGTATTGCAATTTCCAAAGCGGAGAAACTGCAAGGTTTTTTAAGCGTTGAATGTGTGCCGGCTTCGATTGCACATACAAGGTTACTTGGCCCTCTTGTTGCGATGAACAACAATGGCATGCTGGTACCAAGCATCACAGAAGATTATGAAATACAGGAGTTGAGAAAGGCTACCGATATGAACGTTGAAAGGTTGCAATTGAAAATTACCGCTCTTGGAAACCTGATCGTTGCCAACGACAACGCTGGATTGGCATCACCAATAATACCACGCGAAGCACTGAAGCAGGCGCAGGATGTGCTAGGGGTCCCCATTGAGCATATGAGCATTGACAGCTATCATCAGGTAGGAGCGCTTATAGTGAGCACGAACCTTGGAGCCGCTGTACATCCTAAAACTAGTGAGCGTGAAATTGAACTCCTTAAAGAAAATTTGAAAGTTGATGTTGAAGCGGCTACTGTTAATGGTGGTGTGCCGTTCCTAACATCTGGCATAATTGCCAATTCAAAATCGGTCGTTGTTGGTACGCTAACAACTGGTCCCGAATTAATAATGCTGAGTAGGGTGTTCAAGGTCTAAATTGTAATTATAGCAGAACTTTCTCAGGGTCTTTTGTAAAATCGCCAAGATTCACTCTTATTTCAGATCCGCTAGACATATTTCTTACTATCAACTCATTCCTAGATAACTCGCCAGGGGCAAGTATTGCGGCGAACGCATACCTTTTTTTTGATGCATCCTCTAGCTGCTTCTTAAGTGTTCGACCGCTAATATCAAACTCCGATATTATACCATGCCTTCGTAATGCAGATACCGTGCTGGTTGCTCTTTGCTTCAGCTCTTCATGTGTATATGCTACATAGACAGACTTTTCCCTCGCTATATCTTTAGCAATCTCTTTTTCTTGCATAACCGCTACAATCCTTTCAATACCCCCCGCTGCACCTGTAGCACCCATGTCAGACCTTCCAAATATGGCTGGAAGTGTATCATATCTTCCTCCTCCGACCAAAGCACCCATCTGACCAGATCTGTCGAAAGCTTCGAAGACTATACCAGAATAATAATCTAAACCCCTTACTATCCCCATATTTATTCTCGCGTTCTTAACTCCCCGAGAGTTGAGCAGATCTATCAGGGTTGTCAGATTATTTGTTTTGTTTAGGTTCCTTACACGATCATCCTTCATAACTTCATCAATATTGCCCTTCACCTTTGACAGCTCAAGCAATTCCTGCAACTTCTTCATATCGAAACCCCTTGCAGAATACTCATTTAACACTACCTCAAGACCTTTTTTAGGAACCTTATCAACGGCCCTGAGCATTTCTAGCACAATATCGTTATCATCAACATGCAATCTGTTCCGTATGAAATCTTCCAGCAACGCTCTGTCACAAATATCAATAACAGTGTCGAGCCCCAAAGACTC is a window from the Nitrososphaerales archaeon genome containing:
- a CDS encoding sialidase family protein; translation: MTKKMVAKASLISIPVAIFLILQSQGIGIFSIVSMLEPKNIQIPPNHVRTGLMMAQSGSNIYIAWIDNNVSHNVLFRMSKDAGKSFEPIINLNDNEGRSVTRSIASEGSAVHVAWIDDTNGNLDVLFRRSVDGGKTFDATVNLSNNHGNSEFVVLDAEGPAIYAVWIDDVYGNAEIFFRESQDAGLTFGSTLNLSNNQGSSEAPMVLSEGSNVYVVWHDDTEGNFDVLFRASYDNGKTFGHVMNLSSSKVNSGFAVLTASGPNVYVAWIEECMGKQEIFFRASNDGGITFGPTINLSNSKAKSTLPTIDVSGSLACVAWVDEGVEMMEELLVSCSMDGQSFKDTVRIANGNDLRSSVIDVEGIDVYVTWIDKGTAVNGMFIRTSNDAGSSFLPAVNITVGRIEDAIIDVEATNVYAIWSDKQCLDQECHSIKVNTYFMRSIDRGFTFEAPIKISK
- a CDS encoding VOC family protein; the encoded protein is MLRKVGAVILLVSDIDRSIDFYQNVLGLELKSRSKEWTEFIKNGTVLALHPTKFKDLRREGVLVGFKTSNLNDVYKKLKSKNVKFVKELTEEDFGKHMIITDPDGYMISIVEMKVGEKEELKQAPGYYGFAPV
- a CDS encoding acetoin utilization protein AcuC: MCSIAVIYGDALAKYSFGGSHPWGSDRLYSFWSKFQNEGLDRSRNIVIAEPVMADEDTLLSFHSKAYIEFVKKASLLGEGFLDYGDTPAFKGVFEAASYVVGSTLRALDMIMKKNVDHAFNPIGGLHHARREFAGGFCVFNDIGVAITVARNKYNMKRIAYVDIDAHHGDGVFYEFNSDPDVFIVDVHEDGKYLYPGTGFEYETGEGDAKGTKLNLSVKPFANDNDFIDAFLRAEKFVDSAKPELIILQCGGDSIKGDPITHLNFSENAHKYATSVLHKLAHKHCDGRILALGGGGYNRNNIATAWTEVVKALHSTVAHI
- a CDS encoding ferredoxin family protein, whose product is MPIDPDFPRNHQVIGKVEHADGEHFHFMWGPGKVAEAAEDENVKAAYEARGETLEPLGVAGTMVAVDWDSCVADGACIEACPVQVFQWYRTERDIPAKDVPKYKWAGTGSSVKDERKDYTDKAQPVREHDCIWCMACVSVCPPQAIKVDQSNLEFHEKAAGTFSEALSKSAQPPPHGHH
- a CDS encoding translation initiation factor IF-6, translated to MGIYRYDIYRSPNIGIFLKANDNFLFIPKGIAISKAEKLQGFLSVECVPASIAHTRLLGPLVAMNNNGMLVPSITEDYEIQELRKATDMNVERLQLKITALGNLIVANDNAGLASPIIPREALKQAQDVLGVPIEHMSIDSYHQVGALIVSTNLGAAVHPKTSEREIELLKENLKVDVEAATVNGGVPFLTSGIIANSKSVVVGTLTTGPELIMLSRVFKV
- the hisS gene encoding histidine--tRNA ligase, whose product is MKFELPRGMRDLEPREYETIELIKQKFFAIAKLFGLNIMEPSPIELLSTLEAKSGPSIGQEIYGFKDRGGRDVALRFDLTIGLTRYVTSRRDLPLPVKLAAFGAMFRYDEPQLGRYRWFHQWDVEIYDSFSVESDAEVIEFTAMYLESLGLDTVIDICDRALLEDFIRNRLHVDDNDIVLEMLRAVDKVPKKGLEVVLNEYSARGFDMKKLQELLELSKVKGNIDEVMKDDRVRNLNKTNNLTTLIDLLNSRGVKNARINMGIVRGLDYYSGIVFEAFDRSGQMGALVGGGRYDTLPAIFGRSDMGATGAAGGIERIVAVMQEKEIAKDIAREKSVYVAYTHEELKQRATSTVSALRRHGIISEFDISGRTLKKQLEDASKKRYAFAAILAPGELSRNELIVRNMSSGSEIRVNLGDFTKDPEKVLL